From Lolium perenne isolate Kyuss_39 chromosome 5, Kyuss_2.0, whole genome shotgun sequence, a single genomic window includes:
- the LOC127300103 gene encoding BTB/POZ and MATH domain-containing protein 2-like, translating to MIYSDPSSDETTGLISRTILERSGYLSNDAFSVRCEFRVPVNSAETVLLPTEEPPPSSPTPNHEHAEALIRFITNDVPTDVTLEVGGETFWAHRRFLAAQSSVFAALFTGPMRENTAPSIRIDDMEPLVFKAMLDFIYTGNLVPPAEDHEGDNQIAMTQHLLVAADRYDLQRLKSTCAEKLRAYIDMSTVATTLDLAQRHRCHELKDACFDFLAQTKGNLKAILKSDGFEQLITDYPLVIVELLARVAPLPR from the coding sequence ATGATCTATAGCGATCCATCAAGTGACGAAACCACCGGCCTCATCAGCAGAACGATCCTGGAGCGCTCGGGTTACCTCAGCAACGATGCCTTCAGCGTCAGGTGCGAGTTCCGCGTGCCTGTAAACTCCGCGGAGACCGTCCTGCTGCCGACCGAGGAGCCACCGCCAAGCAGTCCAACTCCGAATCATGAACATGCCGAGGCTCTTATCCGCTTCATCACCAACGACGTGCCGACGGACGTGACCCTCGAGGTCGGCGGTGAGACCTTCTGGGCGCACAGGCGTTTCCTCGCCGCTCAGTCCTCGGTATTCGCGGCATTGTTCACTGGGCCGATGAGGGAGAACACCGCCCCTTCTATTCGGATCGACGACATGGAACCACTTGTGTTCAAGGCTATGCTCGACTTCATCTACACGGGCAACCTGGTACCACCTGCCGAGGACCACGAGGGCGACAACCAAATTGCCATGACTCAGCACCTTCTTGTGGCCGCGGATAGGTACGACCTCCAGAGGCTCAAGTCCACCTGTGCGGAGAAGCTACGCGCATACATTGACATGAGTACGGTGGCTACTACTCTCGACCTGGCTCAGCGGCACCGTTGCCACGAGCTCAAGGACGCATGCTTTGATTTCCTTGCTCAGACCAAAGGCAATCTCAAAGCAATTCTCAAGAGCGACGGCTTTGAGCAACTCATCACCGATTACCCCTTAGTTATAGTGGAGTTATTAGCCCGGGTTGCTCCCTTACCTCGTTGA